In a single window of the Elaeis guineensis isolate ETL-2024a chromosome 6, EG11, whole genome shotgun sequence genome:
- the LOC105046830 gene encoding uncharacterized protein produces MMAKAAAAKKRGRPRKKRKGWPPCPDPPLPVVLHRSPPPPSPAPEPPRRTLRPRRRRRPLNDFTDDEFDDEEEEEDGRRRRRKLKLVLKLPNVFPSRRDERCSDSPVLACRSRRIPSSGHMSSSSSSASSSSYVDDDEEEEEEEETIKPPKNRRTEGCDDGVGSDGSGDQERGGKRELRRWSKGSASGLSSNSFAGTPLPERKTLEAILDKLQKKDTYGAFAEPVDPEELPDYHEVIEHPMDFGTVSKKLASNAYRFFEQFEDDIFLICSNAMQYNAPDTIYFRQARSIQDMARQQFRKLRVDGKCAETAGKSEEKINFNPHEKKPQMKSLSRTAQEPLGSDISSAATLASTGDAGTALSTAQANGVEAPVILNGFADGSSSLGESKSEKADELSAKSSPAKLARKLFVVDENRRATYDNISEQQPMLEPESVFDVFESETKKLVAVGLHMEYSYARSLARFCAFLGPIAWEIVSKRIEKALPAGVKFGPGWVGEFEPLQTPVLSLKKNNLQQLGLNSNFQFKLPSRKNKEAKDASQATQNCEPEDIRLGLKSQVTSGLSNKAPNLVKESDCHRKSTIELKQGLSRVTAGTQPGITSDTAQQQKDKATVNSAKTCGNVSEQVRLCHSTSVSSIPVETALQRPDYHSEAVTTRSPEIIFWHKNQGQPGNLKLAEAMAFQSRNEGLSMDFCGLSNGKATGNSDSNRLSTTLGFIPKHQPGTVGNSLAIGSQEQRINNHSRLMGLPDRISNQLNISNFSIDAPKHFSSAVLPSGRENMNAAATAAARAWMSIGASAECKAVAGRGLPNNQVGSASFHNFAWKSPGSPSGMHEDLKTRPVPYLFRQPNQVGSEESKVRSKELVIFPQLVGTDLSSFHGQSRWQGLVPHTEQKQNKDMCPPDLNIGFQLPGSPVHQSSGILKDSQQPDLALQL; encoded by the exons GGAAGGGCTGGCCCCCTTGTCCCGATCCCCCTCTTCCCGTCGTCCTCCACCGCTCCCCTCCTCCTCCCTCGCCGGCTCCCGAGCCCCCCCGCCGCACCCTCCGCCCCCGCCGGCGTCGGCGTCCCCTTAACGACTTCACCGACGATGAGTTCGACgacgaagaagaggaagaagacgggaggaggaggaggaggaagctcAAGCTCGTTCTCAAGCTCCCCAACGTCTTTCCTTCCAGAAGGGATGAGCGGTGCTCCGACTCGCCAGTCCTTGCCTGTAGGTCTCGGAGGATTCCCTCTTCCGGCCACATGTCCTCATCCTCGTCCTCCGCTTCGTCCTCCTCGTACGTGGATgacgatgaggaggaggaggaggaggaggagaccaTCAAGCCCCCCAAGAACAGGAGGACCGAGGGCTGTGACGATGGCGTAGGCTCGGATGGATCCGGTGACCAGGAG agaGGAGGCAAGAGAGAGCTTCGGAGATGGTCGAAGGGCTCTGCTTCAG GGCTATCATCCAATTCGTTTGCAGGAACCCCTTTACCGGAGAGGAAAACACTGGAGGCCATTCTCGATAAGCTTCAGAA GAAAGACACGTATGGTGCGTTTGCAGAGCCAGTGGATCCAGAAGAG CTTCCAGACTATCATGAGGTAATTGAGCATCCGATGGACTTCGGCACTGTAAGCAAGAAGCTTGCGAGCAATGCCTACCGCTTCTTCGAGCAATTTGAG GATGACATCTTCTTAATTTGCAGTAATGCCATGCAGTACAATGCACCAGATACCATATACTTTAGACAG GCACGCTCGATACAAGACATGGCAAGACAACAATTTCGGAAACTAAGAGTTGATGGTAAATGTGCTGAAACAGCTGGGAAATCCGAAGAGAAAATTAATTTCAACCCCCATGAAAAGAAGCCACAAATGAAGTCCCTGTCCAGAACTGCACAAGAGCCACTTGGCTCTGACATCTCCTCTGCTGCCACTCTTGCCTCCACAGGGGATGCGGGCACTGCACTGAGCACAGCACAAGCTAATGGTGTTGAGGCTCCTGTCATTCTTAATGGGTTTGCAGATGGTAGTTCTTCTCTGGGTGAGAGTAAATCAGAGAAAGCAGATGAACTTTCAG CAAAGAGTTCTCCTGCAAAGCTTGCACGGAAGCTGTTTGTGGTTGATGAAAATCGGCGTGCAACTTACGACAATATATCTGAGCAACAGCCCATGCTTGAACCTGAGTCGGTGTTTGATGTCTTTGAAAGCGAGACAAAGAAGCTGGTTGCT GTAGGACTCCACATGGAGTACTCATATGCAAGGAGCTTGGCTCGTTTTTGTGCTTTTCTTGGGCCCATTGCCTGGGAAATAGTATCTAAGAGAATTGAGAAAGCATTACCTGCTGGGGTAAAATTTGGCCCTGGATGGGTTGGGGAATTCGAACCACTCCAAACTCCTGTTCTGTCTCTTAAAAAAAACAACCTGCAGCAGCTAGGTTTGAATTCAAACTTTCAGTTTAAGTTGCCATCAAGAAAGAATAAGGAGGCAAAAGATGCATCGCAAGCCACCCAGAATTGTGAACCTGAGGACATCAGGCTGGGTCTTAAGAGTCAGGTAACCAGTGGATTGTCAAATAAAGCACCTAATCTTGTAAAGGAGAGTGACTGTCATCGAAAAAGTACCATAGAACTGAAGCAGGGTTTGTCCCGTGTTACTGCTGGAACCCAACCTGGCATCACTAGTGATACAGCACAGCAACAGAAGGATAAGGCAACTGTTAATTCTGCCAAGACTTGCGGTAATGTTTCGGAGCAAGTCCGACTGTGCCATTCAACCAGTGTGAGTAGCATTCCTGTTGAAACAGCTTTACAAAGGCCAGACTATCATTCTGAAGCGGTGACTACAAGATCACCTGAGATAATTTTCTGGCATAAGAACCAGGGGCAACCTGGCAACCTAAAACTGGCAGAAGCTATGGCATTTCAAAGTAGAAATGAAGGCTTGAGCATGGATTTCTGTGGATTGAGTAATGGGAAAGCAACAGGGAACTCTGATAGTAATAGACTGAGTACTACTTTGGGATTCATCCCCAAGCATCAGCCAGGAACTGTAGGTAACTCTCTTGCCATTGGTAGTCAGGAGCAGAGGATCAATAATCATTCAAGGTTAATGGGTTTGCCAGACCGGATATCCAACCAGCTAAACATTTCAAACTTCAGCATTGATGCTCCAAAACATTTTTCTTCAGCCGTTCTTCCCTCTGGTAGAGAGAATATGAATGCTGCTGCCACTGCTGCTGCTCGAGCATGGATGTCTATTGGAGCTTCAGCAGAGTGTAAAGCAGTTGCTGGCAGGGGTCTTCCCAACAACCAAGTAGGATCTGCATCCTTTCACAATTTTGCTTGGAAAAGTCCGGGCTCACCTTCAGGGATGCATGAAGATTTGAAGACAAGACCCGTGCCTTACTTATTCCGGCAACCCAACCAAGTTGGCAGTGAAGAATCTAAGGTTCGCAGCAAAGAATTGGTTATTTTTCCCCAATTAGTTGGAACTGATTTATCAAGTTTTCATGGCCAGTCTCGATGGCAAGGTCTAGTTCCACATACTGAGCAGAAGCAAAATAAGGATATGTGTCCTCCAGATTTAAACATCGGTTTCCAGCTTCCTGGGTCCCCCGTTCATCAGTCCTCAGGCATACTCAAGGACTCCCAACAACCTGACTTAGCTTTGCAGCTATGA